The Ziziphus jujuba cultivar Dongzao chromosome 12, ASM3175591v1 sequence AATCCCCACTAAAGTATGAGCTTAAATGATAGTTTCAAACCATGTTTATATCTTTATATGCTTGAATGTATACACATCAACATGCAtggcaaagaaaaaagaaagtagaagaATGTGGAATGAAAGCAAATGTCACGCCCGTTGCTTTTTCCCTTTGATTCAGTCTAACAGTCACAAATTCTCGAATACTGCAACTCTGCAGTACCGAAaagatatgatatatatatgtgtgtgtgtgtgtgtgtgtgtgtgtgtgtgtgtgtgtggaggATCAACAAGCATATTTAAGCATATatcaaaaataactaaaatccCATTCAATtcattcaaaagaataaaggacAACATTCAAAAAGACCCCAaatgcatatgcatatatatatatatgtatatataatttagtaaaCAGGGTCTTGGAGGACATGGCCAGCTAGCTTTGCCCAATCTTCAAAGTCTTCAAAGTCACGTGCTCTGAGATTCTTGGAGACCCATTTGAGGTAGCTTGAAGGAAGTGTCCCTAGCATTCTTCCCTTGTATTTTCCAAAGTCTATGTTAGTGAAGAAAATAGACAGAGAGGAATGGAAGAGAACGGACATGGACAATGGATGTTAGGAAGAAGATGACTGAgggaaaatgaaataaaaataaactagatttttttcattttagttaTACTAAGTCTATTtgccttttttatatatatactacgTTTTGCCCATGTGCTTTGCACGTGTATTCATGTGTAATAATGTTAGTGTTATTAATCATAGATTGTTTTAtactaattattataattattatttttaaaatagataatttttaataaaaatccataatatttgcaaatagatataaaaataagtaaataaatatatgtgatAATTTATCTTGAAATAATCATATCATATTCCATTCTTTCATTTGCCCATTGCtgactctttttctcttttcaaattttccaacttGTTCTCGTTTTGACagcaaaactaaaaataaaaaataaaaaagtaaaaaaatagatttttagtaatggttttttgaaatttgttgttgaaaaggaaaaaaacagtgTTTTTATGTAAAAGCGTCAGCTATTATGTATAGATTTTTagcaatgttttttttaaaaaatatcgttaaaaatgtttataatagctaacgtttttttttttttaaaatatcattaaaaatgtttataatagCTAACGCTTCTATTAAAAagtgtagatttttttttttggcaacgattttttaaaaaacatcaaaaatctattttgttttttttattttttatttttttattttttattcttgctGCCAAAAGtgcttcaaaatatatatatatttttttttgcttgaaatatattgcatttaatttttaaaattacattgctAATATTATAGaggaataaatcaaaattaaaaagtattttttttaatttaccaaaaacaaaagatcATTTCAATTAATACGATTTTAGAAgagaaatatcaattttatgagaaaataatgaaagcatattgcaataccaaaatttaaatttttttatttttttatattttttttcttgctgccaaaattgcttgaaaatatttatttatttttacttaaaatatattgtatttaatttttaaaattacattgctTGAACATCTCAAATGTTCAGAAACATACAGCTAAACATCTTTACAGACGTTCATAATATTGAGATTGTACACTCCAATGaatatatctttttattgtCTAAAAGTATTataacttaaaagaaaattttataaaatttccataactATCAATTTCCAATGAATATATCTTTACAGACGATTATGAAAAGTTTTCCTAAGGTGGTATTTGATTTATGAGcgatttatgaaaaaaatattttttagcatagttaaaattctataaattatggatattttaggtattaaaaatatgaaatagttttatataatatttttaatatccaaagctatttcatattttttatatattcaaataatagtGTATAAAGAATgatactatataaaaaaatttaaaattgaaataaaaacttctctttaagataagttttcaaaaatcatttaattggttttttttttttaaacacctTATAGATGATTTTCTAAGAATGAATTACtagaaaataatttcaatttcgaTGTCAAACAATATACAAATTGCTTTAATCGTCTTTGatcattttaaaatcattttcaaataacTATTATGCTACCCGTACTTACATATCGCGATAGGATAAGCCTACCATATGGAGGGGTACTAGGATAAGCCTAGTATATGGATACTTTAATCAtttccaaataaatattttcttatttctttttcattgccGTAAGAGATTTTCTGCCACCACAATAAGACCAGCTGATGCTTTTCAATTTCATGGTCCTTGGCGAATATTTgaacaaaaaggaaagcatcGCTTTAGGGGTGAGGGAAGATAATGATGGTTTAATCTCAAAGCAAGTAGAATATTGCTCTTTTTACCTGCGAAATCCCAAATCTCACTCTCCGATATTCTTTCCCATTCCCCAACAACTACTCTAGAGCGCAAGAGACCTCCAAGTGTTTTGGCAGCCAAGGGCCCTCACACTTCTTGACAATTTTTCTACCTATTGTTTCCAAGATTGGATGTGCGCTAAAATCTTCATTTTCATGTGCATGCTTTGCAAATAGTTGCCAGCTATCTTCAAGTGTTCATGATAATGAGTCTCTTCCTTTTGCCCCAAGCTTAAAAGGTTTACTCATGTTCTCATAATTAGCATTATTCTTGTTCTATACACCGTCAGAAAtgataaagaatttttttttttttttcctgttaaaAACTCTTGTAACCTAATTTGAAATGAATTCAAGTTTGTGTTATCATGAGAATGAGACTTTGTTACTGCACATAGGACTGTTTTCGTTACTTTACAAATGTCAGACTCCTCAGCAGCACAAAATGCTTTCATCTCGAATTGCTCCACAACTTTGTCATCGTGGTATACTGATTAAGCTTTTGTGGTTTTACCGACCCCTGTCTAAGTATCAGTACAAAAAATGAAGGTATATTTAAACTCTCAAAAATAATTAGGATTCTATAGGTCCTAAATATCCATATAGAAAATGAttcaatttatttgaattatctaACTCTAAATAGACTGagctaaataatatttttgtttaattattttatttcctacTAAATCCTAATTCAAAGCCTATATAAAGGCCTTAAAGCTGTAATACAAGGCAGGAAGGAATAGGTTTTAGATGCTTAttaccatttcttttctttttctctgttttctacAAAAAGTCCAATAACCTCTTCTAACTTGAGCATTGGAGGGGGTCAGCTTTTCTAtcttaaaatctattaaatgaataaaaatccaTTAGCAGCTACAAATAACGTGATCCTTGTTATAGACCCATAGTCTATATAGGTGGCTCAGTAAATCCATACAAACACATACTTTCAAAATATGTTCACAGCCTCTTATGCTTGAAAGTTTACACTTCAACATGTAAAAAAGATCAGggaacagaaaaagaaattataaagaaaaatgtggaacCGTAACAGAAGTCACTCCGTTGATTTATTTCACCCTTGTTTCAGAAAACAGGCGCAATTTCTCCAATTCTGCAATACATAAAATTAGATAGAGGATCAACAAGcatatttgaatataaatacaAACAATCCATTCATATAAACAAACAATCATCCTGGATGGCAAAAACAGAAAAGTGCAACATTGAGAttgaaacaagaaaagaaaagaaaaatgctaaCAATCCTCTAAGGTAAAGAATTTGGCATAACAAAATGCACCATGTGAACAGTTGGTAATTCAGAAGAAAATGTGGAACCAAACAATCATTTCAGAAAACAGAGCAAAAGAGTGGTCAAAACAATAGAGATGATCAACATTAATATTACAGTTTACCAAAAAGTAAATTGACAACCACATATACTACAGCCAGAAAACTTTCCAAAACATAAAGTAAAAAGAAACAGAACATACCGAACCTACTACATGCTTAGTAGAATGAACAATatggtaattaaaaaaaaaaaaaaaaagtgggactTGTGAATAATTTCCAGGGAGGTATAAGATGAGAAGCAGCAAGAAAGAGCAATATGTGAAGTATTCTACATCAATATCAGCTAAAAAAATTGATCTAAAagctaaaaaattcaaaagggtGTAGATAACTGGATAAGTAGTTTGAACTCATAAACATGTTTAGCATTTAGAGCTCAAAGTGCTGGCAAGTAGTCCATTAATCAATCGGCAGACACTTGGTCAGCAAAACGATTTGTATTGGCAAATAACTTGGTACATAACCCGACATCGTCAAAAATAGACTTGTTATTACTATCACTTGTGATGTTacacaaattcaaaaaattttaagaaagttAAGCCTATCATGGATAATATGGTAAAAACCTCAATGATATTAGAGAAAAAGTTACTTTGCCAACCAAGTTGAGAATGCATTCAACCAACAGGAATGGAATGATAGAACTTTTGAAACTTGAGAGTCTAAGATGCTGATAAGATTGAGAATGAAGTAATTCAACAGTTCAAAATATGGCTAAATATATCAATAAGAATATTCTGCTGTAGTTTATTGGGGCTAATgcgataaaaaatttaacaagcAAGCAATTGGAGCAACAAGTGTacaattttttaacataaaaaaaaaaaaatgaagagaaaattcGGGAAAATACAGAAGACGAAATCCCAATTTAGATTACAAgacaaaagtaaacaaaaaagcagtaaaatataattaaaataaaaaggaacgGAAAAGGTTAAAGCAAGTAGGTGACACAGAAGTAGCAGTGGCCGCTTCTTTGTTTTTGGAATTGGAGAGGGAATAAAGAATGCAGagaaaatgtaccaaaactagTGCTTAACATATtcggataaataaatataaacaatagGAAAGAATGTTTacaatagtttaaaaaataaaaataaaaaaaaagttgaaatataCGAAAATATATGACGTACCTACGAGTCATGCGCGGAGTGTGATGCTGATAACTGCCGAATGCGCCGATCATCGATCGTAATGTAGGGGATGTGAGAAATGGTGTTCCAGTCTTCCCTTTGGCACCGTTCGAGGAGTGGACATTTAGcaatttctaaaactttaagAGAGGTAGGCAAACCTTGTTGTGGCAGCTTTTCCAACTGAGGGCACCCATAGATCTGTAGACCTTCGAGAGACGTGAATTGTTGAATTCCCTTTATGTCCAGCCTTTTAAGATGCGGAAAATTTCCGATACAGAGAGAGGAAAGAGTGGAGGGCAGCAAACCCTCCTCCGGAAACAATTCCACACCTCCTCCTTCACATTCACCACCAATTGTAAATTTCTTAAGAGCTTGGTGTGCATGCAAATTCCACTTCATTCGCTGTGCTATGAGTTTCGGACAGTTCCAAACCTCAAGTGTATCCAGATTAGAGGGTAGACCGCCTTCAGGTAATGACTCCAACTTTGGACAATTATTGATCCCCAAGATGTTCAAAAATGGGAGGAGGTTCCTCATTTGCTCAGGTAGCTTCTTTAATTTCTTGCAATCTTCAACTCTAAGTGTAGTCAGGTTGGGGGCACGCAATCCGCCTTTAGGGAAAGATACAAAGTTGGGGCAACCACCAATATAAATCTCAGATAGAGATGTTAGCATCCCATCCCCATCTGAGGAGACTCCTAGAGATTCGAGATTTTCACAATTCCAAATGCTGAGGCTGATGAGGTTGGGAGCGAAATCCAGAGGGAAGAATCTAAGTGAATCACAAGAACGCCAGATTTGAACTCTTCGAATGGATGAGTTCTTGAGTGAGCATTGCATTGGGAATTCTAATTTCTTACAATCAATGATTTCTAGTTCTGTCAAGGTAGCGGGCAGGCATTCAGGAATGAGTGTAATTGCTAAACGACAATTTCGAATATGCAATTTCTTAAGAAAAGAGGTTTGGCCTTTGTTAAATGCCTCAATTAGTGACTCTAAACCATTATTTCCTCCGATATGAATTGATTCCACTGTCTGTGGCAGTTCCTCTAGTCGTAGTTTTTCACACACGCCTAACCTCAATTTATCAAGAGCCGGAGTCCTTGGGAGTGACGATTCAAGAGCCAACTCACTTCCATAATCTTCAATTTCAAGCTCTGTTAAACATGGAAGGCTGTCTGGCCAATCAACAAAACGTAGCTTTTTACATTGATTTATATGGAGTTTTTTGAGCTTAGTAAAAACCTCACCATCTTCAACTCCAATTGAAGACCACTCTTTCCAGGCTGACATGCCTCTGAAACTTAAGAATTCGAGTGATGCAAATGGCTTTGTTATGGAAGAACCACCAATATTCCCTTTAAACTCAGCACCAACAGTCACCACTCCACTAAGTCCCTCAATTTCCAGAGTTTTGAGGGAGGGTAGCTGTCCTAGCGGTGGCAAACTGTTGCAACATctacaatttttaagttttatagaAACTATGTTACAGAATGAATGATCCCCTAACCAATAGGGAAATGAAGTACCTCCATATCCATAAATGGAAAGCCTTTCCAAGTTCGTGTGAGGCAATAGCTTTTCAAGTACTTCTCTGTGATGTATCATAACGTTTGCATGGGCTCTCTGTGCTGTATCATCAGTTGCATTGACATTCCAAAACAAATGCACCCATTGAAGATAATTCTTGTCCATCAGCCTAGCTTCCGATGCATCCGTGGCACTTGCAACATTCTGTAAATTCTGAAGATGAAGTTCTCCATGCAGATCTGAAAGCCCCCTCAACTCTTCTATTTTCGCCCCATTATCTTCTCCCACGATGAAAGTACTCAATGTTTGTAGGCTTTTTAAATCACCTATTTGTCTCGGCATCTCTTTTAAATTACGACAGTAAGTGATGTCAAGGTGTCGTAAGTTGATGAGATGGTACATATCTTCAGGCAACTCAATGAGTTTAGCGCACCCTGATAACTTTAATGTTTGTAAATTGTACAACCTACTCACAGAGTTTGGCAATCTTTTGATTGAAGTCCAAGAGAGGTCAAGGAAACGAAGATGCTTAAGCTCACCAATTGAATCACTTAATTGCTCCAAATTTTGACACCAACGCAACGACAATATTCTCAAACGCCTAAACTTCAAAATTACATTATTCACCACTTGATTAGATAAGGTCTGGACTGAATATCGATACGTCGATAAAAAGGAGCGCAAATGACTTGCTTTAGAAATAGCACCATATCTGTCTAAGGAAACATCTGATGCAACAGCTAGATGACGTACGTTTATCATATTTCCATCTGAGTTGCCACTTTCGAATGAAAAACAATATCCCCTTGATACAAATCTGGCCACATCATGAACAAGATCATGCATGACAAACCTAGATTCTTCTCCAATACTTGTTCTTTGAAAAAATGACCTAGACACTAActcattaaaatattcattccCTACATCTTCCACTCTTTTATTTATGCTTGCTTGCGGCAAAAGGTTTTCTGCCATCCACAATAAAACGAGTTCATTCTTCCGGAATTCATAGTCCTTTGGGAATGTTGAACAAAAAGCGAAACATGGCTTTAAATGTGACGGAAGGAAGTTGTAACTTAGCAACAAAGCTGGTAGAATTTTGCTCTTTTCATGTGAGAAATCCCAAATCTCACTCTTTAATACTCTTTCCCATTCGCTAACATCTTCTTTCGAACGCAAGAGACCTCCAAGTGTTTTTGCAGCTAGAGGTAAGCCCTTGCATTTCTTGACAATTTCTCTACCAATTTTCTCTAGGACTTGACTTACACTAGAAGAATCTCTAATTTTGTCGAATGcatgcttttgaaaaatttgcCAGCAATCTTCATCTTTCAGGTGCTCAAGCTGAAAATGAGTTGTAGTGCCCATGATGTCTGCAACATCTTTATTGCGTGCTGTTACAATGATCTTACTTCCATGAGCCCCAAATTGCAAAAGCGTTCTCATGCCATGCCAACCAATATAATACTCGTTCCACACATCATCTAAAACAATTAAGAATTTTTTCCCCGTTAGCCCCTCTTTCAACTTATTTTGAAGCACATCTAGGTTTCTGTCATCATAAGAATCAGAATTAGACTCGGTTACTGCACAGAGGACTGTTTTTGTTACCTCAATACTATCAAACTTCTCAGAAACATAAACCCATGATTTGAGGTTAAAGTGCTTCTCAACTGCGTGATCATTGTATGCTAATTGAGCAAGGGTGGTTTTGCCAATGCCACCCATGCCTGTTATTGGAATCACAGACACCTTATTGCTGCCCCCATCTGCAAGCAACAAATTGACTATTTCCTCCTTATCCCCATCTCTACCAAAGACCTCAGATTTTTCAATCAATGATGTGGTCGGTTGTCTTGGTGATGGTGTCTCGCCAAGAGTCTTATTAATGAGACGAAGGGTTGTTATTTTTTCTTCAGAAACTTTAAACCTTCTAAGAATATCCTCcatcttttttttcatatcttgATTATATGATCTGCGAAAAAAGAAACTAAGAATGAAGTTGGATAACTTACATTTTTTAGACTTTCTCGAACCAGAAGCTTCCAAGTCGGATTGCCGAGCGTCAGTAGCAATCTCATCCAGGAGATCGTCTGCCTCATAGGAAATAGTTTCTAGCTCGTCCAGCCAGTTCTTGACATGTATGTTGGTGATTTGCTTCCGCTGTGCATCATCAAGCACTGCATTAACAG is a genomic window containing:
- the LOC125418720 gene encoding putative disease resistance protein At3g14460, which gives rise to MAVELVGGAFLSSMFQAAFDRLVSSEVVDYLRGNNISDDLIHELKIVILAVNAVLDDAQRKQITNIHVKNWLDELETISYEADDLLDEIATDARQSDLEASGSRKSKKCKLSNFILSFFFRRSYNQDMKKKMEDILRRFKVSEEKITTLRLINKTLGETPSPRQPTTSLIEKSEVFGRDGDKEEIVNLLLADGGSNKVSVIPITGMGGIGKTTLAQLAYNDHAVEKHFNLKSWVYVSEKFDSIEVTKTVLCAVTESNSDSYDDRNLDVLQNKLKEGLTGKKFLIVLDDVWNEYYIGWHGMRTLLQFGAHGSKIIVTARNKDVADIMGTTTHFQLEHLKDEDCWQIFQKHAFDKIRDSSSVSQVLEKIGREIVKKCKGLPLAAKTLGGLLRSKEDVSEWERVLKSEIWDFSHEKSKILPALLLSYNFLPSHLKPCFAFCSTFPKDYEFRKNELVLLWMAENLLPQASINKRVEDVGNEYFNELVSRSFFQRTSIGEESRFVMHDLVHDVARFVSRGYCFSFESGNSDGNMINVRHLAVASDVSLDRYGAISKASHLRSFLSTYRYSVQTLSNQVVNNVILKFRRLRILSLRWCQNLEQLSDSIGELKHLRFLDLSWTSIKRLPNSVSRLYNLQTLKLSGCAKLIELPEDMYHLINLRHLDITYCRNLKEMPRQIGDLKSLQTLSTFIVGEDNGAKIEELRGLSDLHGELHLQNLQNVASATDASEARLMDKNYLQWVHLFWNVNATDDTAQRAHANVMIHHREVLEKLLPHTNLERLSIYGYGGTSFPYWLGDHSFCNIVSIKLKNCRCCNSLPPLGQLPSLKTLEIEGLSGVVTVGAEFKGNIGGSSITKPFASLEFLSFRGMSAWKEWSSIGVEDGEVFTKLKKLHINQCKKLRFVDWPDSLPCLTELEIEDYGSELALESSLPRTPALDKLRLGVCEKLRLEELPQTVESIHIGGNNGLESLIEAFNKGQTSFLKKLHIRNCRLAITLIPECLPATLTELEIIDCKKLEFPMQCSLKNSSIRRVQIWRSCDSLRFFPLDFAPNLISLSIWNCENLESLGVSSDGDGMLTSLSEIYIGGCPNFVSFPKGGLRAPNLTTLRVEDCKKLKKLPEQMRNLLPFLNILGINNCPKLESLPEGGLPSNLDTLEVWNCPKLIAQRMKWNLHAHQALKKFTIGGECEGGGVELFPEEGLLPSTLSSLCIGNFPHLKRLDIKGIQQFTSLEGLQIYGCPQLEKLPQQGLPTSLKVLEIAKCPLLERCQREDWNTISHIPYITIDDRRIRQLSASHSAHDS